GAGTCCCGGTCGCTGAGCATGCGCCACGGCCACGACCGACGTCGCGGCGAGCACGCCCAACCATGTTAGGCGCCCTCTCACGCGAGCCCCTCGCGGCGGCGCAGCGCCCACTCCCCGGCGAGCAGTCCGCCGAGCAGGAGGAACGTCGCCGGCAGATCCCAGAGATCCTTGCGCTCGGTGACCGTGACGCCGCCCTTCGCGTAGCGCAGATCCTCGGGGAGCGAACCGACGGTGGCCGGCGTGTAGTAGCGGCCTCCCGTTTGCGTCGCGAGCTGGCGCAGCAGCGGCGCGCGCAGCGCCGACTCGAAGTACTCCTCCCGCGACGGCATCGCGTCGAGGTCGATCGCGGCGGAGTCGGGGCCGCCGCGCGTGGCGGTCACCGTGTACGGTCCCGCCTCCGCGGCGACGAACGAGCCACGATACTCGCCGTCGCGCGCCACGCTCCACGTGAGCGGCACGTCCTTCGCCGCGCCCGTCGGCCCCTGCACGCGCGCGACGACGCTCGCGCCGTTCACCGGGACGTAGAGGGAATCGCGCACGCTCGCGCGCAGCTCCACCGTCTCGCCGGGCGCCGGGTGGTCGTCCGACGCGACGACCTCCACGGGCCGCGGGACGTCGGCCGTGAGCCACCGCAGCAGCTGCCGCCACAGCAGCTCGTGCGTCATGTCCTCGACGGGGATGCTCGCGTGCATCTGCCACAGCCACGTGTCCTGCACCGGGAACGCGACCACCTTGCCGCGCCCGTAGCGCTGGTAGGCGAGCACGACGCGGTCGTCGCCGCCGCGGGTGGAGTCCCTCGTCTGGCCCGTGAGCAGCACCGTCGCGCCGGGGCGCACGCGCTTCACGAGGTTCACGGTCGTGAGCGGCGGGAGCGTGCGCCACCGCTCGAGCGACGCGCGCTCGTCGGGGGCGACCTGCAGCGGCACGTGCGCGGCCCCGGCGGCCGTGAGCCGCACCGCGACCTCGGTGGCCGGGATGCGGTCGGAGCCGGCGCTGCCTAACGGGCGCTCCAGCACCACCGGCATCGCCTCCTCGAGCGGCGTTCCGGCGAACCCCCCCTCGGCGAACGCGCGGCGGCCGCCGAGCAGCACGAGACTCCCGCCGCGCACGCTCACGAAATCGGCCAGCATGCGCAGCTGCTCGACGGTGAACGCGCTCGCCTCGACGGAGCCGAGGATGACGGCCTTGTACTTGAACAGCACGTCGCGGCTCGTCGGGAACCCGCCCACGAGATCGAGGCTGTCCTCGACGCCGAGGCGCAGGTACTTGCCCTCGGCGGTGCGCTGCAGGAGCACGACGCGGAGCCCCTGATCGTCGGCCACCGCACGGCGCAGGAACTTCGCCTCGAACCGCGGCTCGCCCTCGAAGTAGAGCACCTGCTCGCGCTCGTCGCGCACGTCGAGCAGGAGATCGCGCGCGTTGTTCTCCGCCACCGGCTCGCCACCCACCGGCGGCACGCGGACCGTGAGGCGGTGCAGCCCGGCGTCGGGAAGCGGGAGCGGGACGCGCACCGACACGGCATCGCCCGCGTTAGGCAGCACGACCGCGCGGCGCGCGAGGATGCGCCCGTCCTCCTCGACGAGCACCGCCGCCGAGTCGCCGGCCAGCCCGCGGTGCGCGAGCACGACGTCGACCG
The window above is part of the Gemmatirosa kalamazoonensis genome. Proteins encoded here:
- a CDS encoding VWA domain-containing protein encodes the protein MSLDRALELLLKYRPALYAQGRLAFDAPRPAAWALALVGTVLVAVAVTAYRGGALRVGSTVGSPVRRRAHPLLAALRAAAIVLLVVCLLRPVLVLDAAVPRRNTVAVLVDDSRSMRVRDFDGRPRADFARAMLGSASPLRRALGEQFAVRVYRFSDVAAPVDSVGALAFAGDRTRLGAALDRVREELDGVPLAGVVVVSDGADGAPSALADATTALRARGTPVFAVGVGAEATGKDVEVRRVEAPRRALKGSTVAVDVVLAHRGLAGDSAAVLVEEDGRILARRAVVLPNAGDAVSVRVPLPLPDAGLHRLTVRVPPVGGEPVAENNARDLLLDVRDEREQVLYFEGEPRFEAKFLRRAVADDQGLRVVLLQRTAEGKYLRLGVEDSLDLVGGFPTSRDVLFKYKAVILGSVEASAFTVEQLRMLADFVSVRGGSLVLLGGRRAFAEGGFAGTPLEEAMPVVLERPLGSAGSDRIPATEVAVRLTAAGAAHVPLQVAPDERASLERWRTLPPLTTVNLVKRVRPGATVLLTGQTRDSTRGGDDRVVLAYQRYGRGKVVAFPVQDTWLWQMHASIPVEDMTHELLWRQLLRWLTADVPRPVEVVASDDHPAPGETVELRASVRDSLYVPVNGASVVARVQGPTGAAKDVPLTWSVARDGEYRGSFVAAEAGPYTVTATRGGPDSAAIDLDAMPSREEYFESALRAPLLRQLATQTGGRYYTPATVGSLPEDLRYAKGGVTVTERKDLWDLPATFLLLGGLLAGEWALRRREGLA